One segment of Longimicrobium sp. DNA contains the following:
- a CDS encoding type II secretion system protein — translation MRRRDGFTLIELIVVIAIMGVMLSVSVAALGRTFGPETTPAGLVGELASEARLQAARREEPIRATLLSDGSYRLASARTDSVIGEGKLAIQSVQPSPWSATFFPLGTSTRATLRIRLDATWHTIRLDPVTGGVEVVE, via the coding sequence ATGCGGCGCCGCGACGGCTTCACCCTGATCGAGCTGATCGTGGTGATCGCAATCATGGGCGTGATGCTCTCCGTCTCGGTCGCCGCGCTCGGCCGCACCTTTGGCCCCGAGACGACGCCCGCGGGCCTCGTCGGCGAGCTCGCCTCCGAAGCCCGGCTCCAGGCCGCGCGCCGCGAGGAGCCCATCCGCGCCACCCTCCTCTCCGACGGCAGCTACCGCCTCGCCTCCGCCCGCACCGACTCCGTCATCGGCGAAGGAAAACTGGCGATCCAGAGCGTGCAGCCGAGCCCCTGGTCCGCCACCTTCTTCCCCCTCGGCACCTCCACCCGCGCCACCCTCCGCATCCGCCTCGACGCCACCTGGCACACCATCCGCCTCGACCCCGTCACCGGCGGCGTGGAGGTTGTAGAGTAA
- a CDS encoding type II toxin-antitoxin system HicB family antitoxin, with amino-acid sequence MQFNIEIEREDDGRWIAEVPDMPGVMVYGDNRASAVAKVQALALRVLAERLEHGEEIPELLSVSFLAA; translated from the coding sequence ATGCAGTTCAACATTGAGATCGAGCGCGAAGACGATGGTCGCTGGATCGCTGAGGTACCCGACATGCCCGGCGTGATGGTGTATGGCGACAACCGCGCATCCGCCGTCGCCAAAGTGCAGGCGTTGGCGCTTCGCGTTCTCGCCGAACGCCTCGAGCACGGCGAGGAAATTCCGGAGCTGCTCAGCGTCTCGTTTCTCGCGGCATGA
- a CDS encoding type II toxin-antitoxin system HicA family toxin, with translation MSIWPSTKARRVLAALLRIGWAVNRQQGTSHRTLTREGWPDYVFAFHDSDEVGGRMLARIAKRTGLRPEDL, from the coding sequence ATGAGCATCTGGCCGAGCACGAAGGCGCGGCGTGTTCTGGCCGCGCTGCTTCGAATCGGCTGGGCGGTAAATCGTCAACAAGGCACATCTCACCGCACGCTCACCCGCGAGGGCTGGCCGGACTACGTCTTCGCTTTCCACGACTCCGATGAGGTCGGCGGACGGATGCTCGCACGGATCGCAAAGCGTACGGGCCTTAGACCGGAAGACCTGTAG